From one Cynocephalus volans isolate mCynVol1 chromosome X, mCynVol1.pri, whole genome shotgun sequence genomic stretch:
- the ZC4H2 gene encoding zinc finger C4H2 domain-containing protein isoform X1, translating into MADEQEIMCKLESIKEIRNKTLQMEKIKARLKAEFEALESEERHLKEYKQEMDLLLQEKMAHVEELRLIHADINVMENTIKQSENDLNKLLESTRRLHDEYKPLKEHVDALRMTLGLQRLPDLCEEEEKLSLDYFEKQKAEWQTEPQEPPIPESLAAAAAAAQQLQVARKQDTRQTATFRQQPPPMKACLSCHQQIHRNAPICPLCKAKSRSRNPKKPKRKQDE; encoded by the exons GAACAAGACCCTGCAGATGGAGAAGATCAAGGCCCGTTTGAAGGCTGAGTTTGAGGCACTTGAGTCAGAGGAGAGGCACCTGAAGGAATACAAACAGGAGATGGACCTCCTGTTACAGGAAAAGATGGCCCATGTGGAGGAACTCCGACTTATTCATGCTGACATCAATGTG ATGGAAAACACCATCAAACAGTCTGAGAATGACCTAAATAAGCTGCTAGAGTCTACCCGGCGGCTGCATGATGAGTATAAGCCGCTGAAGGAACATGTGGATGCCCTGCGCATGACTCTGGGCCTGCAGAGGCTTCCTGACTTgtgtgaagaggaggagaaactcTCCTTAGA TTACTTTGAGAAGCAAAAAGCAGAGTGGCAGACGGAGCCTCAGGAGCCCCCCATCCCTGAGTCCCTggccgctgcagccgctgccgcCCAACAACTCCAAGTGGCTAGGAAGCAGGACACTCGGCAGACAGCCACCTTCAGGCAGCAGCCCCCACCAATGAAG GCCTGCTTGTCATGTCACCAGCAAATTCATCGGAACGCACCTATATGCCCTCTGTGTAAAGCCAAGAGTCGGTCCCGGAACCCCAAAAAGCCGAAACGGAAGCAGGATGAATGA
- the ZC4H2 gene encoding zinc finger C4H2 domain-containing protein isoform X2 has product MADEQEIMCKLESIKEIRNKTLQMEKIKARLKAEFEALESEERHLKEYKQEMDLLLQEKMAHVEELRLIHADINVMENTIKQSENDLNKLLESTRRLHDEYKPLKEHVDALRMTLGLQRLPDLCEEEEKLSLEPACHVTSKFIGTHLYALCVKPRVGPGTPKSRNGSRMNEERESTWSSADLNPSPWLE; this is encoded by the exons GAACAAGACCCTGCAGATGGAGAAGATCAAGGCCCGTTTGAAGGCTGAGTTTGAGGCACTTGAGTCAGAGGAGAGGCACCTGAAGGAATACAAACAGGAGATGGACCTCCTGTTACAGGAAAAGATGGCCCATGTGGAGGAACTCCGACTTATTCATGCTGACATCAATGTG ATGGAAAACACCATCAAACAGTCTGAGAATGACCTAAATAAGCTGCTAGAGTCTACCCGGCGGCTGCATGATGAGTATAAGCCGCTGAAGGAACATGTGGATGCCCTGCGCATGACTCTGGGCCTGCAGAGGCTTCCTGACTTgtgtgaagaggaggagaaactcTCCTTAGA GCCTGCTTGTCATGTCACCAGCAAATTCATCGGAACGCACCTATATGCCCTCTGTGTAAAGCCAAGAGTCGGTCCCGGAACCCCAAAAAGCCGAAACGGAAGCAGGATGAATGAAGAGAGGGAGAGCACATGGAGCTCTGCTGATCTTAACCCCTCCCCTTGGCTAGAGTGA